A stretch of DNA from Nitrospira sp.:
ACTCATCCTGCTTCAGTCCCTCCTGTAGATGCCTTCGGAATTGACGGTCTGACGATCGTACGATCCGGTAAGGTCTGGATGAAATCAACGACACACCCGCAATAAGGCAGGAGCATCAGGCTAGAGAAACAGACAGCTTATAACACATTGCGGAGGAAGGAAACAGGAGGACGCAAAAAGTCGCGCCCGGAGATGGCGCAGAGCCGATTGAATTTTGATTGGTGATCCACAGAAAACAGGGGCGAAGGGGCCGGGCCGTCACGAGCAAAAGGAACGTCTCTGACAGCCCAGCATGTGGTGTAGAGGAATACGTGAGAATTAAAACGTATGGCGCACACCGAAGATCAGGCCCATCGTCGAGCCGTCACCGTCCGAGGACGAATTGCGCTTCCAGGCAGTTTCCATATTCAACATGAGGCCTTTGGGGGCGCCTTGAAACAGGTTCGTCATCGGATAATCCAGACCTGCGCCAAATCGCCAGGCAAAGGAATCCGACACGTCCTTCGTATTGATGTTGACCCCGATGCCGGTGGTGAAATAGGGGATCAACGATCCCCAATGCCCGGGGCGATATTCCAAATTGACCGGCAGCACGGTGATCGTGTTGAGAGAGCCGCTCCGTGGCGAGTTAAACCCATGATTTTCCCACTCCACCATCATTCCGAAGCGGAACCATTTGTTGATGCCATACATGCCGTGGAAATTGAGCGCCGGTCCGACCGTCGACAACGCGTTGCTCTGCGTCATGAAACTCGGACCTACCCGGAAGCCCACCGTCATCTTGTCTTCGTCAGCCATGCCCTCATGCACCCATTCTGCGGCCTGGGCGCGCAGGGGCATCACACCGAATGCCATAACCAGCATCAGCGCCCCCATCCCCATGCCCCACTCACGAATCCTGCGCATACGTCCTCCTTCGGTGATGTAAGAATTTCGGAATGGGCACTGTAGGCAAGCGCTGACACAATTTTCAATATAAACTGTCCCGAAGAGCGGAAATAAAATGGTTCCAATGATTGTCGCAGATTGCGACGACACGCGCGGAGACTGGCTGAACCGACTACCCGCTACCTACGTAGTGCTCTGTAGCATGCTCGAAACCGCGTCGAGCGCCCCTAGGCGGCCCGCGCGGAGCATCCGCTGCGAGCCGCCTGAGTCCGGCCTCCGAACGCACACGACGGCAGGATGAGACGAGAATGAACCCTATCGATGGACCGCGACGCCTTAAAACTTGGCTGGGAATTGCGCCGCCAAGGCCTGCGTCAGCGCATCAG
This window harbors:
- a CDS encoding outer membrane beta-barrel protein produces the protein MRRIREWGMGMGALMLVMAFGVMPLRAQAAEWVHEGMADEDKMTVGFRVGPSFMTQSNALSTVGPALNFHGMYGINKWFRFGMMVEWENHGFNSPRSGSLNTITVLPVNLEYRPGHWGSLIPYFTTGIGVNINTKDVSDSFAWRFGAGLDYPMTNLFQGAPKGLMLNMETAWKRNSSSDGDGSTMGLIFGVRHTF